The Marinobacter halotolerans genome includes a window with the following:
- a CDS encoding GGDEF domain-containing protein, which produces MAGDACLRQIAQIIADGVSRRADVVTRYGGEEFAVILPDTDADGARNRAETIRRSIAEDLNFQWDGEAITVSVSVGVATVAQGGRVTPDDMIGAADRALYEAKHTGRNRVVFRECTGDSASEPWPLKAE; this is translated from the coding sequence CTGGCCGGGGATGCCTGCCTGCGTCAGATTGCGCAGATCATTGCCGATGGGGTATCCCGCAGGGCGGATGTGGTCACCCGTTATGGCGGTGAGGAGTTTGCGGTGATACTACCGGACACCGATGCTGACGGTGCACGCAACCGGGCCGAGACGATCCGTCGCAGTATTGCCGAGGATTTGAACTTTCAATGGGATGGCGAGGCGATTACGGTCAGTGTCAGTGTTGGCGTTGCAACCGTGGCTCAGGGTGGGCGGGTGACGCCTGATGACATGATTGGCGCTGCCGACCGGGCACTTTACGAGGCAAAGCACACCGGGCGGAACCGGGTTGTGTTCCGGGAGTGTACCGGCGATTCCGCCTCCGAACCCTGGCCACTCAAAGCTGAGTAG